The Glycine soja cultivar W05 chromosome 8, ASM419377v2, whole genome shotgun sequence genome has a window encoding:
- the LOC114424210 gene encoding ATP-dependent DNA helicase PIF1-like, translated as MKVFNFKAVAAAAYRTFSSKRVAKPSAWALTNPKTKNTNTTVEQCRTPMSKIEWSEEQKQVLSSVSEGKSVFITGSAGTGKTLLLEEIIKFLNRLHTPYGVYVTASTGVAACALKGQTLHSFAGIGIIFSDDDPQLLVERVLSNQGACRRWRKVEALVIDEISMVSAKLFESLEFVAREMRGVDETWGGIQLVVSGDFFQLPPVVSNKDNCCSSQGVMYAFEAECWNRSFDLQVELTRVFRQSDYGLTRLLEGIRRGESDPQDLEFLENLCLGSSECDHDPSIVQLFPLNKDVERVNDERLRSLQKDVVVYRAVDSGKGHWKGNLRYGIVPDEISLCEGARVMLVKNLDTEHGLVNGATGVVVGFSWSLGEEEHLSGICNDKVLPVVKFDGGKFLTIKPAKWHLMDGPEVVACRKQIPLILAWAMSIHKCQGMTLERVHTDLSRAFGCGMVYVALSRVRSLEGLHLSAFNRSKIKVDQRVSRFYRSLASEKSKEVMVVDRRREKVATEVAVVSQEK; from the coding sequence ATGAAAGTCTTCAACTTTAAAGCAGTAGCTGCTGCTGCATACAGGACCTTCAGCAGCAAGAGGGTTGCAAAACCCTCAGCTTGGGCTTTAACAAACCCCAAAACCAAGAACACCAACACCACAGTGGAACAATGCAGAACCCCCATGTCCAAAATTGAATGGAGTGAAGAGCAAAAGCAAGTTCTGTCTTCCGTATCTGAGGGAAAATCTGTTTTCATTACTGGCTCTGCTGGCACTGGAAAGACCCTTTTGCTAGAAGAGATCATCAAGTTCCTGAACAGATTGCACACCCCATATGGGGTTTATGTCACAGCTTCCACTGGGGTTGCAGCTTGTGCTCTAAAGGGCCAAACTTTACACTCTTTTGCTGGCATTGGCATCATCTTCAGTGATGATGACcctcagcttttggtggagagGGTTTTATCCAACCAGGGTGCATGCAGGAGGTGGAGAAAGGTTGAGGCTTTGGTCATAGATGAGATCAGCATGGTGAGTGCAAAACTGTTTGAGAGTCTTGAATTTGTTGCAAGAGAGATGAGGGGTGTGGATGAAACCTGGGGAGGGATTCAGCTTGTTGTGAGTGGTGATTTCTTTCAACTGCCACCAGTGGTTAGTAACAAGGATAACTGTTGTTCTTCTCAAGGGGTGATGTATGCATTTGAGGCTGAGTGTTGGAACAGAAGCTTTGATTTGCAGGTGGAGCTCACAAGGGTGTTTAGGCAATCAGATTATGGACTTACAAGGCTGCTTGAAGGAATCAGAAGAGGGGAGAGTGATCCCCAAGATTTGGAGTTCTTAGAGAACTTATGCTTAGGGAGTAGTGAGTGTGATCATGATCCTTCTATTGTGCAGCTCTTTCCTTTGAATAAAGATGTGGAGAGAGTGAATGATGAGAGGCTGAGAAGTTTGCAAAAGGATGTTGTTGTTTATAGGGCTGTTGATAGTGGTAAGGGACATTGGAAGGGGAATCTTAGGTATGGCATAGTGCCTGATGAAATTTCCCTTTGTGAAGGTGCAAGGGTTATGCTGGTTAAGAATTTGGACACTGAACATGGATTGGTAAATGGGGCTACTGGTGTAGTTGTGGGGTTTTCATGGTCATTGGGGGAAGAAGAACATCTTAGTGGAATATGTAATGATAAAGTGTTGCCTGTGGTCAAATTTGATGGAGGGAAATTTTTGACAATTAAGCCAGCAAAATGGCATCTAATGGATGGACCTGAAGTTGTTGCTTGCAGGAAGCAGATTCCTCTTATATTGGCATGGGCTATGAGCATTCACAAGTGCCAAGGAATGACTCTTGAGAGAGTTCACACTGATCTGTCTAGAGCATTTGGTTGTGGCATGGTGTATGTAGCACTTTCCCGGGTTAGAAGCTTGGAGGGACTTCATCTATCTGCTTTCAATAGATCAAAGATTAAAGTGGACCAAAGGGTTTCAAGGTTCTATAGGAGCTTGGCTTCTGAAAAGAGTAAGGAGGTTATGGTAGTTGATAGGAGGAGAGAAAAGGTGGCCACAGAAGTAGCAGTGGTGTCTCAAGAAAAGTGA
- the LOC114423368 gene encoding serine/threonine-protein phosphatase 5-like isoform X1 gives METEKSNVSKAEEFKLLANEAFNARKFSQAIDLYTQAIELNSQNAVYFSNRAFAHLRLEEYGSAIQDATKAIEIDPKYSKGYYRRGAAHLGLGKFKEALKDFQQVKKMCPNDPDATKKLKECEKAVMKLKFEEAIAAPESERRSIAESIDFRTIGKGRNSSVSTEVAIAAVTVAVMAAAVMLFRTSKTTIVVAIVVGLLLLLGAYWWSGHNTDVEPQYSGARIEGDAVTLDFVKKMMEDFKNQKFLHKRYAFQIVLQTREMLQALPSLVDIHVPDGKHFTVCGDVHGQYYDLLNIFELNGLPSEENPYLFNGDFVDRGSFSLEVILTLFAFKCMSPSAIYLARGNHESKSMNKIYGFEGEVRSKLNETFVELFAEVFCCLPLAHVINEKVFVVHGGLFSVDGVKLSDIRSINRFCEPPEEGLMCELLWSDPQPLPGRGPSKRGVGLSFGADVTKRFLQENNLDLVVRSHEVKDEGYEIEHEGKLITVFSAPNYCDQMGNKGAFIRFEAPDLKPNIVTFSAVPHPDVKPMAYANNFLRMFS, from the exons ATGGAAACTGAAAAGTCTAATGTTTCAAAGGCTGAAGAATTTAAACTCCTTGCCAATGAAGCATTCAATG CTCGAAAATTCTCCCAAGCCATTGATCTATATACACAAGCAATTGAGCTGAACAGTCAAAATGCAGTTTACTTTTCTAATCGTGCCTTTGCCCATCTTCGGCTTGAGGAATATGGTAGCGCAATACAAGATGCCACAAAGGCTATTGAAATTGATCCTAAATATTCAAAG GGTTATTACAGGCGAGGTGCTGCTCATCTTGGGCTGGGGAAATTCAAGGAAGCTCTGAAAGATTTTCAGCAG GTCAAGAAAATGTGTCCAAATGATCCTGATGCAACAAAGAAATTGAAGGAATGTGAAAAAGCAGTAATGAAACTTAAATTTGAAGAAGCGATTGCTGCACCAGAGTCTGAAAGGCGTTCAATAGCTGAATCCATAGATTTCCGAACAATAG GAAAGGGCCGCAATTCTTCGGTGTCAACCGAAGTGGCCATAGCAGCAGTGACAGTAGCAGTTATGGCAGCGGCGGTGATGTTGTTCAGGACATCAAAGACCACAATAGTAGTTGCAATTGTGGTTGGTTTGCTGTTGCTCCTTGGGGCTTATTGGTGGAGTGGCCACAATACTG ATGTTGAGCCACAATATTCAGGAGCAAGAATAGAGGGGGATGCTGTTACTTtggattttgtgaaaaaaatgatGGAAGATTTCAAGAATCAGAAATTCTTACATAAACG gTATGCATTCCAGATTGTATTGCAAACAAGAGAGATGTTGCAAGCTTTGCCTTCTCTTGTTGACATACATGTTCCTGATGGCAAACATTTTACTGTTTGTGGTGATGTTCATGGTCAG TACTATGATCTTCTGAATATTTTTGAGCTTAATGGGCTTCCTTCAGAAGAGAATCCGTATCTATTTAATGGTGACTTTGTGGATAGGGGATCTTTTTCATTGGAAGTTATCCTCACTTTGTTTGCATTTAAGTGCATGTCTCCATCAG CCATATATTTAGCCAGAGGAAATCATGAGAGTAAGAGCATGAACAAGATATATGGTTTTGAGGGTGAGGTGCGCTCGAAGTTGAATGAAACATTTGTCGAACTATTTGCAGAAGTATTCTGCTGTTTGCCTTTGGCTCATGTGATAAATGAGAAAGTTTTCGTAGTTCATGGAGGTCTTTTTAGTGTTGATGGGGTCAAACTCTCTGACATCCGATCAATTAATAGATTTTGTGAGCCTCCTGAAGAAG GGTTGATGTGTGAATTGCTATGGAGCGATCCACAACCTCTCCCTGGAAGGGGCCCAAGTAAGCGTGGTGTAGGCCTTTCTTTTGGTGCAGATGTTACAAAAAGGTTTTTGCAGGAAAATAATTTAG ATTTAGTTGTGAGATCTCACGAAGTAAAGGATGAGGGTTATGAGATTGAACATGAGGGTAAACTCATAACTGTGTTTTCTGCTCCAAATTACTGTGACCAG ATGGGTAACAAGGGTGCCTTTATTCGATTTGAAGCGCCTGATTTGAAACCTAACATTGTCACATTTTCAGCGGTG CCACACCCTGATGTCAAACCTATGGCATATGCAAACAACTTCCTCCGGATGTTCTCATAA
- the LOC114423368 gene encoding serine/threonine-protein phosphatase 5-like isoform X2, giving the protein METEKSNVSKAEEFKLLANEAFNARKFSQAIDLYTQAIELNSQNAVYFSNRAFAHLRLEEYGSAIQDATKAIEIDPKYSKGYYRRGAAHLGLGKFKEALKDFQQVKKMCPNDPDATKKLKECEKAVMKLKFEEAIAAPESERRSIAESIDFRTIDVEPQYSGARIEGDAVTLDFVKKMMEDFKNQKFLHKRYAFQIVLQTREMLQALPSLVDIHVPDGKHFTVCGDVHGQYYDLLNIFELNGLPSEENPYLFNGDFVDRGSFSLEVILTLFAFKCMSPSAIYLARGNHESKSMNKIYGFEGEVRSKLNETFVELFAEVFCCLPLAHVINEKVFVVHGGLFSVDGVKLSDIRSINRFCEPPEEGLMCELLWSDPQPLPGRGPSKRGVGLSFGADVTKRFLQENNLDLVVRSHEVKDEGYEIEHEGKLITVFSAPNYCDQMGNKGAFIRFEAPDLKPNIVTFSAVPHPDVKPMAYANNFLRMFS; this is encoded by the exons ATGGAAACTGAAAAGTCTAATGTTTCAAAGGCTGAAGAATTTAAACTCCTTGCCAATGAAGCATTCAATG CTCGAAAATTCTCCCAAGCCATTGATCTATATACACAAGCAATTGAGCTGAACAGTCAAAATGCAGTTTACTTTTCTAATCGTGCCTTTGCCCATCTTCGGCTTGAGGAATATGGTAGCGCAATACAAGATGCCACAAAGGCTATTGAAATTGATCCTAAATATTCAAAG GGTTATTACAGGCGAGGTGCTGCTCATCTTGGGCTGGGGAAATTCAAGGAAGCTCTGAAAGATTTTCAGCAG GTCAAGAAAATGTGTCCAAATGATCCTGATGCAACAAAGAAATTGAAGGAATGTGAAAAAGCAGTAATGAAACTTAAATTTGAAGAAGCGATTGCTGCACCAGAGTCTGAAAGGCGTTCAATAGCTGAATCCATAGATTTCCGAACAATAG ATGTTGAGCCACAATATTCAGGAGCAAGAATAGAGGGGGATGCTGTTACTTtggattttgtgaaaaaaatgatGGAAGATTTCAAGAATCAGAAATTCTTACATAAACG gTATGCATTCCAGATTGTATTGCAAACAAGAGAGATGTTGCAAGCTTTGCCTTCTCTTGTTGACATACATGTTCCTGATGGCAAACATTTTACTGTTTGTGGTGATGTTCATGGTCAG TACTATGATCTTCTGAATATTTTTGAGCTTAATGGGCTTCCTTCAGAAGAGAATCCGTATCTATTTAATGGTGACTTTGTGGATAGGGGATCTTTTTCATTGGAAGTTATCCTCACTTTGTTTGCATTTAAGTGCATGTCTCCATCAG CCATATATTTAGCCAGAGGAAATCATGAGAGTAAGAGCATGAACAAGATATATGGTTTTGAGGGTGAGGTGCGCTCGAAGTTGAATGAAACATTTGTCGAACTATTTGCAGAAGTATTCTGCTGTTTGCCTTTGGCTCATGTGATAAATGAGAAAGTTTTCGTAGTTCATGGAGGTCTTTTTAGTGTTGATGGGGTCAAACTCTCTGACATCCGATCAATTAATAGATTTTGTGAGCCTCCTGAAGAAG GGTTGATGTGTGAATTGCTATGGAGCGATCCACAACCTCTCCCTGGAAGGGGCCCAAGTAAGCGTGGTGTAGGCCTTTCTTTTGGTGCAGATGTTACAAAAAGGTTTTTGCAGGAAAATAATTTAG ATTTAGTTGTGAGATCTCACGAAGTAAAGGATGAGGGTTATGAGATTGAACATGAGGGTAAACTCATAACTGTGTTTTCTGCTCCAAATTACTGTGACCAG ATGGGTAACAAGGGTGCCTTTATTCGATTTGAAGCGCCTGATTTGAAACCTAACATTGTCACATTTTCAGCGGTG CCACACCCTGATGTCAAACCTATGGCATATGCAAACAACTTCCTCCGGATGTTCTCATAA
- the LOC114423369 gene encoding protein MAIN-LIKE 2-like isoform X1: MEAAAVDPYTTNPGPIDGSVLYDQDKHVSAAVWDGQERGALRCHEHTSKLDQWTLTHKQVELVDKAGFGYLRSIPAISLDNPLISALVERWRRETNTFHLNVGEMTVTLKDVALLLGLAIDGEPVIGITYTACSSVCEKYLGRSPESGYTSGGMVKLSWLKEFFSRCPEDAPLEVIEQHTRAYLLYLVGSTIFSTTTGNKVPVMYLPLFENFDRCGQYAWGAAALSFLYRALGNASLKTQSTISGCLTLLQCWSYFHLNIGRPKLNLELMHDRFPFVLRWKGKQSGPTANRDVVFYRKSLDSLKPCDVEWLPYRNMDSMVIPEYIKSTLILGRSKTMLICFDKAERHLPNRCLRQYGMLQSIPDDVERWERKSRGVDGGVDLSGKMESELNEWMDRQVSIVDGDEGADESEYMEWYMRITRKFIGRPISLSSEFQRTNINKCLQNAGLRDIAHIADTFSTKGLDPQQIESISRIRYIAHECLRDQFGGLVMASGSPQVELGKRVRGKERVRRKGGAGKRLRKDGVVQYNAVSEDEQPQYYGTAIEVGQLHLSHIERELSHAQLCSVDNEVSVAQLIHANADGENMQLCDPHIEVDESDLGYAAGEENNEDPDDAAAEFSPEELKHRVGEEIKQELNHVPGEENIEELNAANEIHFVEPSDNMVIDNSQLCDVSPDDSTLPDAAAAEVNHSQLADSSGVINPQQSSPTDNLVNSQLSHINLESEFLSAKGAMEVSQHSSIETREDISQNGDCSVAV, encoded by the exons ATGGAAGCGGCAGCAGTGGACCCTTATACAACTAATCCAGGTCCAATTGATGGTTCAGTACTGTATGACCAAGACAAGCATGTCTCTGCAGCAGTTTGGGATGGACAG GAGCGTGGTGCCCTCAGATGTCATGAACATACTTCAAAGCTTGATCAGTGGACACTTACTCATAAACAGGTTGAGTTGGTAGATAAGGCTGGATTTGGATACTTAAGGTCAATCCCAGCTATTAGTCTAGACAATCCTCTTATCTCAGCTCTAGTTGAAAGGTggagaagagaaacaaacacaTTTCACTTGAATGTTGGTGAAATGACAGTAACTCTTAAAGATGTTGCACTCTTGCTTGGGCTGGCAATTGATGGAGAACCTGTAATTGGTATTACCTATACCGCATGCAGTTCAGTGTGTGAAAAGTATCTTGGTAGATCACCAGAGTCTGGTTACACAAGTGGCGGAATGGTGAAGCTAAGTTGGTTGAAAGAGTTCTTTTCTCGCTGTCCTGAAGATGCTCCATTGGAAGTGATTGAGCAACATACTCGTGCATATCTTCTTTATCTTGTAGGTAGCACCATATTCTCCACAACTACAGGGAACAAAGTCCCTGTAATGTATCTGCCATTATTTGAGAATTTTGATAGATGTGGGCAATATGCCTGGGGTGCTGCAGCATTGTCATTCTTGTATCGTGCACTCGGCAATGCCTCACTAAAAACTCAAAGTACCATTAGTGGCTGTTTAACACTACTTCAG TGTTGGAGTTACTTTCACCTAAATATTGGACGACCAAAGCTCAATCTTGAGCTGATGCATGATCGATTTCCCTTTGTGCTTAGATGgaaaggaaaacaaagtggCCCAACTGCAAATCGTGATGTAGTTTTCTATCGGAAGTCTCTGGATTCCCTAAAACCATGTGAT GTGGAGTGGCTCCCATACCGAAACATGGACAGCATGGTAATTCCAGAATATATCAAAAGCACTTTAATTCTTGGGAGGTCAAAGACAATGCTGATATGCTTTGATAAGGCAGAACGACATCTTCCAAATCGATGCTTAAGGCAATATGGCATGCTTCAATCTATTCCAGATGATGTGGAGCGGTGGGAGAGGAAGAGTAGAGGAGTTGATGGTGGCGTTGATTTGTCAGGGAAAATGGAATCCGAGCTTAATGAATGGATGGACCGTCAAGTGAGTATTGTTGATGGAGATGAGGGTGCAGATGAAAGTGAGTACATGGAGTGGTATATGAGAATCACTCGTAAGTTCATCGGAAGGCCTATATCTCTGTCGTCTGAGTTTCAGAGAACG AACATAAACAAATGTTTGCAGAATGCTGGTCTGAGGGATATTGCACACATAGCGGATACCTTTTCAACAAAAGGGCTAGATCCACAACAAATTGAATCAATATCAAGGATAAGATATATTGCGCATGAATGTCTGAGAGACCAATTTGGTGGTTTGGTCATGGCGTCAGGGAGCCCCCAAGTTGAACTAGGAAAAAGGGTCAGAGGAAAGGAGAGGGTTAGAAGAAAAGGAGGAGCGGGTAAACGACTGCGAAAGGATGGTGTGGTTCAATATAATGCCGTTAGTGAGGATGAACAACCTCAGTACTATGGCACTGCTATTGAGGTTGGCCAATTACATCTAAGTCATATTGAGAGAGAGCTGAGTCATGCACAATTATGTAGTGTTGACAATGAAGTCAGTGTTGCCCAGTTGATTCATGCAAATGCTGATGGTGAGAATATGCAGCTCTGTGATCCACACATTGAGGTTGATGAATCAGATCTAGGCTATGCAGCAGGTGAAGAAAATAATGAGGACCCAGATGATGCGGCTGCTGAATTTAGTCCTGAAGAACTAAAGCACAGAGTTGGTGAAGAAATAAAGCAAGAGCTTAACCATGTGCCTGGAGAGGAAAACATCGAGGAACTGAATGCAGCCAATGAGATTCATTTTGTGGAACCTTCAGATAATATGGTGATTGATAATTCACAGCTTTGTGATGTTAGTCCCGACGATTCAACGCTTCCAGATGCTGCTGCTGCTGAGGTCAATCACTCACAACTTGCTGACTCAAGTGGTGTGATCAATCCACAACAAAGCAGTCCAACTGACAATCTTGTTAATTCTCAGCTTTCTCACATTAACCTTGAAAGTGAATTTCTTTCTGCTAAAGGAGCAATGGAAGTGTCTCAACATTCTTCTATTGAAACTCGTGAGGATATTTCACAGAATGGTGATTGTAGTGTTGCTGTATAG
- the LOC114423369 gene encoding protein MAIN-LIKE 2-like isoform X2, whose translation MEAAAVDPYTTNPGPIDGSVLYDQDKHVSAAVWDGQERGALRCHEHTSKLDQWTLTHKQVELVDKAGFGYLRSIPAISLDNPLISALVERWRRETNTFHLNVGEMTVTLKDVALLLGLAIDGEPVIGITYTACSSVCEKYLGRSPESGYTSGGMVKLSWLKEFFSRCPEDAPLEVIEQHTRAYLLYLVGSTIFSTTTGNKVPVMYLPLFENFDRCGQYAWGAAALSFLYRALGNASLKTQSTISGCLTLLQCWSYFHLNIGRPKLNLELMHDRFPFVLRWKGKQSGPTANRDVVFYRKSLDSLKPCDVEWLPYRNMDSMVIPEYIKSTLILGRSKTMLICFDKAERHLPNRCLRQYGMLQSIPDDVERWERKSRGVDGGVDLSGKMESELNEWMDRQVSIVDGDEGADESEYMEWYMRITRKFIGRPISLSSEFQRTNAGLRDIAHIADTFSTKGLDPQQIESISRIRYIAHECLRDQFGGLVMASGSPQVELGKRVRGKERVRRKGGAGKRLRKDGVVQYNAVSEDEQPQYYGTAIEVGQLHLSHIERELSHAQLCSVDNEVSVAQLIHANADGENMQLCDPHIEVDESDLGYAAGEENNEDPDDAAAEFSPEELKHRVGEEIKQELNHVPGEENIEELNAANEIHFVEPSDNMVIDNSQLCDVSPDDSTLPDAAAAEVNHSQLADSSGVINPQQSSPTDNLVNSQLSHINLESEFLSAKGAMEVSQHSSIETREDISQNGDCSVAV comes from the exons ATGGAAGCGGCAGCAGTGGACCCTTATACAACTAATCCAGGTCCAATTGATGGTTCAGTACTGTATGACCAAGACAAGCATGTCTCTGCAGCAGTTTGGGATGGACAG GAGCGTGGTGCCCTCAGATGTCATGAACATACTTCAAAGCTTGATCAGTGGACACTTACTCATAAACAGGTTGAGTTGGTAGATAAGGCTGGATTTGGATACTTAAGGTCAATCCCAGCTATTAGTCTAGACAATCCTCTTATCTCAGCTCTAGTTGAAAGGTggagaagagaaacaaacacaTTTCACTTGAATGTTGGTGAAATGACAGTAACTCTTAAAGATGTTGCACTCTTGCTTGGGCTGGCAATTGATGGAGAACCTGTAATTGGTATTACCTATACCGCATGCAGTTCAGTGTGTGAAAAGTATCTTGGTAGATCACCAGAGTCTGGTTACACAAGTGGCGGAATGGTGAAGCTAAGTTGGTTGAAAGAGTTCTTTTCTCGCTGTCCTGAAGATGCTCCATTGGAAGTGATTGAGCAACATACTCGTGCATATCTTCTTTATCTTGTAGGTAGCACCATATTCTCCACAACTACAGGGAACAAAGTCCCTGTAATGTATCTGCCATTATTTGAGAATTTTGATAGATGTGGGCAATATGCCTGGGGTGCTGCAGCATTGTCATTCTTGTATCGTGCACTCGGCAATGCCTCACTAAAAACTCAAAGTACCATTAGTGGCTGTTTAACACTACTTCAG TGTTGGAGTTACTTTCACCTAAATATTGGACGACCAAAGCTCAATCTTGAGCTGATGCATGATCGATTTCCCTTTGTGCTTAGATGgaaaggaaaacaaagtggCCCAACTGCAAATCGTGATGTAGTTTTCTATCGGAAGTCTCTGGATTCCCTAAAACCATGTGAT GTGGAGTGGCTCCCATACCGAAACATGGACAGCATGGTAATTCCAGAATATATCAAAAGCACTTTAATTCTTGGGAGGTCAAAGACAATGCTGATATGCTTTGATAAGGCAGAACGACATCTTCCAAATCGATGCTTAAGGCAATATGGCATGCTTCAATCTATTCCAGATGATGTGGAGCGGTGGGAGAGGAAGAGTAGAGGAGTTGATGGTGGCGTTGATTTGTCAGGGAAAATGGAATCCGAGCTTAATGAATGGATGGACCGTCAAGTGAGTATTGTTGATGGAGATGAGGGTGCAGATGAAAGTGAGTACATGGAGTGGTATATGAGAATCACTCGTAAGTTCATCGGAAGGCCTATATCTCTGTCGTCTGAGTTTCAGAGAACG AATGCTGGTCTGAGGGATATTGCACACATAGCGGATACCTTTTCAACAAAAGGGCTAGATCCACAACAAATTGAATCAATATCAAGGATAAGATATATTGCGCATGAATGTCTGAGAGACCAATTTGGTGGTTTGGTCATGGCGTCAGGGAGCCCCCAAGTTGAACTAGGAAAAAGGGTCAGAGGAAAGGAGAGGGTTAGAAGAAAAGGAGGAGCGGGTAAACGACTGCGAAAGGATGGTGTGGTTCAATATAATGCCGTTAGTGAGGATGAACAACCTCAGTACTATGGCACTGCTATTGAGGTTGGCCAATTACATCTAAGTCATATTGAGAGAGAGCTGAGTCATGCACAATTATGTAGTGTTGACAATGAAGTCAGTGTTGCCCAGTTGATTCATGCAAATGCTGATGGTGAGAATATGCAGCTCTGTGATCCACACATTGAGGTTGATGAATCAGATCTAGGCTATGCAGCAGGTGAAGAAAATAATGAGGACCCAGATGATGCGGCTGCTGAATTTAGTCCTGAAGAACTAAAGCACAGAGTTGGTGAAGAAATAAAGCAAGAGCTTAACCATGTGCCTGGAGAGGAAAACATCGAGGAACTGAATGCAGCCAATGAGATTCATTTTGTGGAACCTTCAGATAATATGGTGATTGATAATTCACAGCTTTGTGATGTTAGTCCCGACGATTCAACGCTTCCAGATGCTGCTGCTGCTGAGGTCAATCACTCACAACTTGCTGACTCAAGTGGTGTGATCAATCCACAACAAAGCAGTCCAACTGACAATCTTGTTAATTCTCAGCTTTCTCACATTAACCTTGAAAGTGAATTTCTTTCTGCTAAAGGAGCAATGGAAGTGTCTCAACATTCTTCTATTGAAACTCGTGAGGATATTTCACAGAATGGTGATTGTAGTGTTGCTGTATAG